TCTTGGAAGAAATTGCACAAGAAATTGTACATTTTGTAATGTAACAAGTGGGGAACCTGATGGCTTAGATCCCCATGAACCAGAGAATATAGGTAAGGCTGTTGCAAAGCTTGGATTAAAGCATGCAGTAATTACATCAGTAACCAGAGATGACTTGAAGGACCAAGGAGCTAATCAATTTAAAAGAGTAGTAGAAGAAATAAGAAAAGCTGCACCGAGGGTTGGTATAGAACTTCTTATACCAGATATGCAAGGAAATACTGACTTAATAGATATAATTATAGATTCAGAACCAAATGTACTCAATCATAACGTTGAAACAGTACCTGAGCTATATGATATAGTTAGGCCAATGGCTATATTTGAAAGATCGGTAGATTTACTTAAATATGTGAAGAAAAGAAAACCACATATGGCTACAAAATCAGGAATGATGCTAGGTCTTGGAGAGACTAAGGGACAAGTTGTCGATGTATTTAAAGTACTAAGAGATGTAGATTGCGACATGATAACTCTTGGGCAATATCTAAGACCATCTATGGAACATATTCCGGTAGTAGAATATGTAACCCCTGAACAATTTGAGGAATATAAGGAAATATCATTATCTATGGGATTTAAAAGAGTAGCGTCAGCACCTTTAGTAAGAAGTTCATATTATGCAGAGGATATAAGTAAGATTATTTAGCTAGAAAGGCAATAGTCCATGGATTATTGCTTTTTTAAATGAAGCATGACATAAGAAAGGGGAAATTATGAAAAAGAAAATTATTAATCTAGTAATAGCTTTAGTTATAGTATTGTTCGTGAATTTAATGGGTGAAAGTCCTGAAACTGAAAATTCATATAATGATGTCTCCAACTTTAAAGAGGGTTCAAATTTAGAAGTTCATTTTATTGATGTAGGGCAGGCA
The DNA window shown above is from Tissierella sp. Yu-01 and carries:
- the lipA gene encoding lipoyl synthase, encoding MTTVEIKRKPEWLRVKLQGGHASNKVNSLISDLHLNTVCNDANCPNQMECFARGTATFMILGRNCTRNCTFCNVTSGEPDGLDPHEPENIGKAVAKLGLKHAVITSVTRDDLKDQGANQFKRVVEEIRKAAPRVGIELLIPDMQGNTDLIDIIIDSEPNVLNHNVETVPELYDIVRPMAIFERSVDLLKYVKKRKPHMATKSGMMLGLGETKGQVVDVFKVLRDVDCDMITLGQYLRPSMEHIPVVEYVTPEQFEEYKEISLSMGFKRVASAPLVRSSYYAEDISKII